TCCGGTAGCAACACTCGTTACATTCAACGCCAGCTTCAGCCATTTATCATTCATTATATCTTCGGAAACACTAACATCGAAACCGGAATCTTTGAGATCATCAGCAACATTTTCAATAAACTTATCTCTCCCTTTTGGATATTTCCCGAGAATGATTCTACCGACTTTTCGAAAATTTACAATTCCGGATTCCAGTAAATGGGTTGTCATTCTGAAAACTCCCCCGTAACAGTTTGGAAAATACTTAACAATTTCCGGTTCATTAAGAACACTGTTTTGGAGAGAAATGAACGGAGTTTCTTTTGGATAATGTTTTCCAATTTCTTTTAAACTATTAGGAGTGTCCTGCGATTTTACGGTTAGAATGATAACATCGTTTTTTTGTGTTTGAATATCTGCAAGCGAGCAAAAGGAAGCAATTTCTACTTTGCATGAATCTTTGTAGGAATTAAGTTCTAATCCGTCTTTATTGATCTTTTGAACATGTTCTTTCCTGCCGATCAAAACTGCAT
The DNA window shown above is from Candidatus Cloacimonadota bacterium and carries:
- a CDS encoding ketopantoate reductase family protein; this encodes MNSNNHRYIIFGAGAVGSTAGGLLALNKKNAVLIGRKEHVQKINKDGLELNSYKDSCKVEIASFCSLADIQTQKNDVIILTVKSQDTPNSLKEIGKHYPKETPFISLQNSVLNEPEIVKYFPNCYGGVFRMTTHLLESGIVNFRKVGRIILGKYPKGRDKFIENVADDLKDSGFDVSVSEDIMNDKWLKLALNVTSVATGMFSNPQIDRNLTNQVKIKLLEEIEIVLKSAKIDATPCSSKDKTIQQMIEHFKKTAAPYKPKIPVYNSTWQDLQKSKPLEADYFLGVIIEIAHKNKIRIPVHEKIMEMCNFLEKNKLNQEYFQQKDIETILNQ